One Patescibacteria group bacterium DNA window includes the following coding sequences:
- the rplL gene encoding 50S ribosomal protein L7/L12: MSDEKEIQAGVGEQKKEAGEEVTIPAKFKDLVQAVDKMSVLDLHELVKLLEKKFGVSAAAVAVLAAPGAGAEGGEAAQSTFNVELTSAGAQKIAVIKAVKEILGLGLKEAKDMVDAAPAMLKEGVKKAEAEELKAKIEAAGGQVTLK; encoded by the coding sequence ATGTCAGACGAAAAAGAGATACAAGCTGGAGTGGGAGAGCAAAAAAAGGAGGCCGGGGAAGAAGTGACGATTCCGGCAAAGTTTAAGGACCTTGTGCAGGCAGTTGATAAAATGAGCGTACTTGATCTCCATGAGCTCGTGAAGCTCCTTGAGAAAAAGTTTGGCGTTTCCGCGGCGGCAGTTGCAGTTCTCGCCGCACCGGGCGCAGGAGCGGAGGGAGGAGAGGCGGCACAGAGCACCTTCAATGTTGAGCTCACGAGCGCCGGCGCTCAGAAGATCGCGGTCATCAAGGCGGTAAAAGAGATCCTCGGATTGGGACTCAAGGAGGCAAAAGACATGGTAGATGCCGCACCGGCGATGCTCAAAGAAGGGGTAAAGAAAGCGGAAGCGGAAGAACTGAAAGCAAAGATTGAGGCGGCAGGAGGACAGGTAACATTGAAATAA